The Fusarium fujikuroi IMI 58289 draft genome, chromosome FFUJ_chr01 sequence CGGCCAAGATACTGCGGTAATAAGCATGCTATCTTGTTTGAATCACGGATGCTGGGCTCCTAGATCATGAAGCGATATATGAAACGAATGgctaataattaataacaGATCATCGAGGGACCCACGATACATGCATCGTGATTATTCAAGAAAAGTATGACAAGAAACGCCAAGTTATTGCAGGCCATTAGAATGTGCTTGGAGACGACAGCATCACAAGACACAATAGCCGATGTTGGTGGTTTTGAAACAGCCGAGGTGACCGGGCGATCGGAAATACTATATTGAGTTGAGCACTCGATTCAAACAGGTTTCGTGATCAGATGTGATTATCTTGAAGAACGGCGGTTAGAGATCAGCTGTCCGGATGCTCCGTAGAGACCTCCTACTGGCCGGATGGAAGGGTACGTCGGCAGTCCGAAGCGCTGGCGGCGCTGGCTCGGAGGCCCGGCGATGGATCACGGTAGTTCCGGGTCGTCCTGTCCTCGTGCTTAATTCTAGGTCCGATGAACCCATCTTTGGTTCTGACGTCAAATCACGGCTACATCGATAATGGCCAGCATGACCGAGGTCCCACGAGTAATGAACCAAACAAATGAGTTGATTGTGAAGGTATCTCCACTTGTTCTCCCAGGGGCTCGTCTTGGTGGAGCAAAGAGCATGTCCATCATGGAGACAATCTTCGGAGGGTACAACAGTTCCgaagttgtcatgatgagggAAAATTTCGACGCTGAATGTAAACAACAGGGGGTAGAGCCTGGCTGGGTAGATCTTGACTGATTCCTTTTGACTCCATGCTCCCGCATATTGTTAAATATCAATGAATGTTGAGAAACACACAGACAACAACATCTGGTGccgagaagcagcagcaagccCTCCCTCCATCCCTCACCCTGTTTGTTTGTCCTcacaagccaagccaacgCAACCCCCAGACCCAAGACCCAAGCCTAGACTATCACTAGCTGTTGGGGTTCCAACTTGTCTTTGGGAGGCAAGAATACTTGAGAATTCTATCCTGAGCgacaaaaagactttagTAGATATCCTGCGGCAATAGTGGACATCTGGACCAGTTATTTTTGGCAGCCTCGCTCAAGATCCAAAGTTTTCTTGTTCCCTAAGGCCTGCGTCTCGGCCATTTGGGGGAGGGCTTGGAGTGCGTCGAATTGGAGCTTGAGAACGCGGGAGAGGGACAGGGATTAAGGCCGAAATTTTGGGGCTTGCAGATACAGGTTGAGGGGGCCCGCGGTAAATGTTCCTCTAGAGTCGTAGCTCAGTCACTTTTTTCCTGCCTGTGCAACCTCATCAAAATAAGAGGACAGCATGGCACCCGGGTCTTGGAGGGGACATATAGTTCCGGCGAGGTACTATCATGAGCAGTGATCGATCAGTTGGCAACGATTTATCAACTTAAACTGTTCACCTGAGATACGTAGACAGCTGCAAAAGGGCATAACCGAGGACTATTAACGGATGCTACCCAACTGGCAGTTGATGACGGAATACGGCAAGAGGGTGCTGTGCTTTGCTCTTACTGTAGCGAGCTCTGATGTAATCGAGGGAAGATTAGATTGAACTTGACGGGCTAAAGTCAAACACACAAAAATGACGATTTCAATGACAGCTATTGACCTAATGAAACGCTGAAGCTCGTCAACCCCGCAAAGATACCTCTCCTCTACGTTTGGCATACGGGTATTGACTTCATGATGTGAAGGACTGAAACCCCAGTaacaaaagcaaaacaaaaGCGTTGTCCCCAGAAACGTCACCCTGGTAAATCGgtggaagaaaaaaaaactgGCTGAGGCTGTTCATCCAACCCCCCTGTAAAAGTCCATCCCGTAGAGCAAAACCGGGCTGTCTGTACTGTATCCTGCCCCATAAGTCCCGCTCCGCTTGATGCTTGATGCCCCCCGTACCCCCGGCCCCCGAGGTTCAGTACTCACAGCTACGGTAGAGCCAAGGTGAGAGGACAATGTCACAGAATGAGACGGGGTAGTCTACTTTTTTTTTGTGCCTCCCTCTCAAGCTTgcgccttttttttttatcgACTGGACCTCTTGGCTTACTTgaacctcttcctccccgTTACCTGACTTAACCTACTTTTTCCTCCCCTCCACTCTATTCTATCCCTCATATACCTCTCCTCTCCCCTCCGGCATCTCCGCCTCTTGTTCCTGTTCTTGCTTTTGCACTCGtatcttcttcgtctgcaTAACTATCTCTCACAATGGCTTCTGTCGCCCGTCTCAGCAACGCTGCCCTGCGGGCTTCTCTCCGCTCTTCTCCTATCAATGGCTCTGTCTTCAACGCCGTTCGATGCTATTCGGCCAAGACTCAGGTAAGTTAACCTCGGATAAAGCACAAGCCCAGGCTTCATGGATCCTAAAACGTCATTGACGTTGCCCATTGACCCTCATGATCGCCCACACAAACCACACAAAATTATATACTAACGATTATCCTCACAGACCCTGAAGGAGCGATTCGCCGAGTTGCTGCCCGAGAAGATTGAGCAGGTCAAGGCCCTCCGAAAGTCAGTCGCATTCTCCCCTCTCGGTTCATCGTTTGCCGAGCTAGGGTCCACGCCGAGCCTCAAGCTTGCAATCGACGGCAGAACCACCGGCAGTTGAACTTTGATCACTAACATTCAGATAGGGAGCATGGTTCCAAGGTCGTCGACAAGGTCACTCTTGACCAGGTCTACGGTGGTGCCCGTGGCATCAAGGCCCTCGTCTGGGAGGGTTCCGTCCTCGACTCTGAGGAGGGTATCCGATTCCGTGGCAAGACCATCCCCGAGTGCCAGGAGCTTCTCCCCAAGGCTCCCGGTGGCAAGGAGCCTCTTCCCGAGGGTGAGCTTAACCCATCCGCAGTGATGCGCACAAAACTTCGCAATATCATGAATACTAAAATTAAACCGCGCAGGTCTCTTCTGGCTTCTCCTGACCGGCGAGGTTCCTACTGAGCAGCAGGTCCGCGACCTCTCCGCTGAGTGGGCTGCCCGCTCCGATCTTCCCAAGTTCGTCGAGGAGCTCATCGACCACTGCCCTACCGACCTTCACCCCATGGCCCAGTTCTCTCTGGCTGTCACCGCTCTCGAGCACACCTCCAGCTTCGCCAAGGCTTACGCTAAGGgtatcaacaagaaggagtACTGGGGTTACACTTTCGAGGACTCCATGGACCTCATTGCTAAGCTCCCCAACATTGCTTCTCGCATCTACCAGAACGTCTTCAAGGGCGGAAAGGTCGCTCCCATccagaaggacaaggatTACTCCTTCAACTTCGCCAACCAGCTCGGCTTCGCCGACAACGCTGACTTCGTCGAGCTCATGCGCCTCTACCTCACCATCCACACCGATCACGAGGGTGGAAACGTCTCTGCCCACACCACCCACCTTGTCGGCAGTGCTCTCAGCTCTCCTTTCCTCTCTTTGGCCGCTGGTCTTAACGGTCTTGCCGGTCCTCTCCACGGTCTTGCTAACCAGGAGGTCCTGAACTGGCTCACTGAGTTCAAGAAGTCTGTTGGTGACGATCTCAGCGACAAGGCCATCACTGACTACCTCTGGTCCACCCTCAACGCCGGCCGTGTCGTCCCCGGTTACGGCCACGCCGTTCTCCGAAAGACTGACCCCCGTTACATGGCTCAGCGTGCTTTTGCCCAGGAGAAGATGCCCAACGACCCCATGTTCAAGCTCGTTTCCCAGGTCTACAAGATCGCCCCTGGTGTCCTCACCGAGCACGGCAAGACCAAGAACCCTTACCCTAACGTCGATGCCCACTCTGGTGTCCTTCTCCAGTACTACGGACTTACCGAGGCCAACTACTACACCGTCCTCTTCGGTGTCTCTCGCGCCATTGGTGTTCTTCCCCAGCTTATCATCGACCGCGCTCTTGGTGCCCCCATTGAGCGACCCAAGTCCTTCTCCACCGACAAGTGGgccgagcttgtcaagaagctgtaAGGGGTTTAAAAATGAAAGGGAAAAAGGAGATGGGAGGATAATGCTCAAAAGATGGGCAGAATGGATTGCCAAGTTAATGGCATTTGTACAACACAATGGGACTGTTTTAGTTTAGTAATGAGCAAGTCGTCGCGGCGCGCCGATTGAAATGAAATGATTAACAGTTAATCTGCAATTTTCGTGTCTACGGACTGATACCAATCATGACTACGATCAAGCTCTTTGCAAATACGATTGAGCCAGCTGTGTGTTGCCATACATCATGTTCACCAATACCGTGATAGCGTTGTTGCTTCGAActttcttgtctttggtggAGACGGGAATGTTGACCCCATGAAAAGTTCCTTACATTAGCCAGCCTCGCAAGCCGGGACAACTCACCTTTCTCACCAGTAGAAAGCCCATGCGTCTGGTTCAAACTTTCAAGGAGACTCAAGAATTGTTGAATTCTCTCTCCCATCTGCAGAAAAACCCTGCATCGTAAATGTGACAAGTGAATAATGTACGTCACGTAGTCTCGGTGAGAGATTACACCGACAAAATCCCATGTGGGATCCATCCATTTCAGGGACCCGAGCTCTCAACAGTCTAGACATTCTTTCAATCGGTTGGGTGGGAGGGGCGTTGAGAGCTCCTGGCCCCTCTAATTCGGCGCCACAGGGGGACGAAAATAGAGGTGAGAGAGCTGTGATCTTCGGGGGGTGGCTGAGGTTATTGCCCGATGTGGAAGTAAGAGAGCTGCGAAGCTGCTTGATTgattgttgaagatgtatgTTTCAGGGTGTAGTGAATTGTTTGCAGTTTGCGAGTGATAGTGAACTAGATTGGCTGTGAGTTGTTGAGGTCTAGATTTGAAAGCTTATGATAACTGTGCTCAGCAGTTGTAAGCAATCTGGATCTTTTGGTGTGAGTGAAAATACGGAGAGCTTCGGACGTGGGTGGTCTTGGTCAGTCTTatgaatgaagaagatgaataCAAAGAAGAATCTAGAAAATCACTATCACAAGCAAATCTGCTCCCGCGGGATCTCTCTGTCGGCCATTGAACCCCAGGCCATCCACCCCGGATTCCGATTTCACATGAGagatccaatccaatccacgGGAGCTGATCTGATCTCGGTGACTTGATCTCGGCGATCCGAGACTTTCGGAGCTGGAATCAAGTCGTACAAGGAAGAAAAGTCTCCGAGGAGGGTTGATTGATTATTCGGAGAAAGGTCAGCATTATgaaaaattactatagatGATATTTGATTACattttcttctgtttcttctcgTTGTTTTCTAAGAATAGTGATGTGGCTCTCAGCTTGTTGAATGGCGTCGTCAGCCTTATAAACGTGCCAACATGAGTAAGTACAGTGGCTTCACCCAAAATAAACGAGAAACATACACCGAAACACATGCAAAACATGACTGATTAACTGAGCTTCTTTCTAAGCTCGGGTCTTCTCGCGCATGCCAATCTCCATTTACAGCTTCAACCTCGGCGATTGACCTCCGCAACCGCAGGAAAACCCCATCTATCGTTGGTATTTCCCCTCCGATAAATCGGCTACTTCTCCGGGGTCTCCCCCAAGCTTATTCTGCTTAGCCTCAGCTCAGCGCTTTTGCAGCCATCCATTCAACTGTTTTCATTGGATCTGACTCAGCATTTAGGTGTGCTTCGATACCGGTACGTACCGACAGTCCCTCAATCCCTAGCTCTCCCGGGTACTGCTCCTTCCCCCCACGTAAACCAGTCCCAGCACAGCACACGCCTCTAGCTCTCccttttccctttctttcCCGAATTCTTATacacttcttttcttcctccttcatcaacctctctcAATACTTCAACGATCCCCCAAATTTCCCCAGCGACGAAGCACCCTAATCCCTTGGTCAGGGCCCCTATTCTACGACACTCCCAAAGTCATGGCTGCTACTATCCGTACCGATCTTCCAGCTCCCATTGGGGACAAgcagctggagaagaagcccatcaAGTTCTCCAACTTGCTTCTCGGCGCCGgtctcaacctcttcgaAGTGACCACCCTCGGACAGCCTCTCGAGGTCGTCAAGACCACCATGGCTGCCAATCGAGGTGACAGCATGGCTGCGGCTTTGGGACGCGTCTGGGCCCGTGGTGGTCCCCTGGGCTGTAAGTTGATAACCACAAACTCGCCGCACTGATGACTATTTACTGACTCGCATGCTGCAGTCTACCAAGGTCTCATTCCCTGGGCCTGGATTGAAGCTTCCAGCAAAGGCGCCGTCCTTCTCTTTGTCGCCTCCGAGGCCGAGTACTACGCACGTGTCGCTGGTGCCTCTGAGTTTGGCGGTGGTATCCTTGGTGGTGTGACCGGTGGTGTTGCCCAGGCTTACGCCACCATGGGTTTTTGCACCTGCATGAAGACGGTCGAGATCACCAAGCACAAGATGGCTGCCACCGGTGTCAAGCCCCAGTCTACCTTCCAGACCTTTGCTGAGATCTACCGCAAGGAGGGTATCCGTGGCATCAATAAGGGTGTCAACGCTGTCGCTATCCGACAGATGACTAACTGGGGTAGTCGATTCGGTCTCAGCCGTCTCGCTGAGGGTTGGATCAAGTCCCTcactggcaagaaggaggGCGAGAAGCTGTCCGCTGGTGAGAAGGTCATCGCCAGtgctcttggtggtggtctcAGCGCCTGGAACCAGCCCATTGAGGTTATCCGCGTTGAGATGCagagcaagaaggaggaTCCCAACCGtcccaagaagatgacggTCGGCAACACCTTCAGGTACATTTACGACACAAACGGCATCAGGGGTCTTTACCGTGGTATCGCTCCCCGCATTTCTCTTGGTATTTGGCAGACTGTCTGCATGGTTGCTTTTGGCGATATGTAAGTTGACCCGCTTTGCTAAGATTCAACCAACACTAACCGCACGACTACAGGGCGAAGACttatgttgagaagctgaccGGCGAGTCGGTCACCGCTAAGCATTAGAAGGCGTTTAGGAATCTGGTTTGAAAATATCGCTCATGGTGAGCTTGATGTATGGATTGTCTAATGTTTGGATTCGAATATCTCTGATGTAATGACATAAGCCTGTAAAAAAGGCTGTGACAACGGAGGTGCTCGCGCCTTGAAGATTATCTTTCTATGATAGTTAGCTGTGCAAAGTCATGTACCCTGTGGGTTTGACTTGAATAGAGAAAACAAGTGCGCAATGTTTTATTCTTCATTGCTAGTGATGATATTTATCCTGACTCTACGGTTCAAAACACTGCAGAACATTCATACCATATCACTAAAGAATATCTTAATTCACCAGCCTCTTTACAATTGTCATGGTTTCTTGCTATCATAAAGCTGCCATGATATTGTTGAGCTCGAAGCTATGAGCTCGGGTCGTTTCGGGTCTGAGCGTTGAGTAGTGGGGTCGACCAGTTGAGAACAAAACTTGTCGATCTCAGTTCTTGAACCTTACGAGATGAAGCATAATGACTGCAACCTGGAATTGAAACAGTCCGAAGTGCCCATGTTCTTCCTAATTCCACTTTTACAGGGCTATAGGTTGACATAAAATAACACTTGGAAAATTCAACTTTGAATATGTTGTCATTGGTCTAATTAACGACTAAGTAAGTACTGCATATAGGACCCCAAGATGCTGTTCAATCGCTAGCACTTCCGTTAAGCTTCCCCGTCAAAGCTCATGGTTTCTTCATATGTAAAGCCCCAATCCTCCTCAATACTTAGCAACGTAGCGGATTTGACAAGTTCTTTCACTTCACTGTCTTTTAAATGATTCACATCCAAGTCCTTGCTCGCATTCTGAGCATGGATGCTACGAAGACGCTCATCGGGTAGTGAAGGGGTCCTAAGCCGTCGCACCGAACGGCGTCTTCTGCCAAGACTAGCGGCCTCGCTATCCTTTTGTCGCCGCTCGAAATGAGCCAGGAGAGGCGCTGAGGGGTCTTCATCATAGTGAGCTTCTCGGCGGTAGAGGTTGGTGGATTGGTAGCGGGGGCCTTGTACAACCCCTATAACTGGATTTGATGTAAGCTTTAGACATTGGCTGTCTAAATATGTTCGTCTCGAATAATCAGCGATATCTGCGTCTgaaagctcatcatcggtgaGCATCTCATCGTCCTCCCTCGCCGGGGTGGGTGGCGCTGGTTCCGGGTGTGGAGTTATGGGTATAGGCCGGCGCCGGCGCCGAGTGGTGCCCGGAAGTGTCATCATATGCGACTCTGGGATATCCCGCTCATCAGTTGATAAGATGAAGCAACGGCCTGTGGCATCGCCGATGGCGAGCTTGGAGTTGTCCGGGGAGAAACCGCCCCAAGCAATCGGTCCAGGGGCTGTAAGAATATCGCGGACAAAAGGGTTCTTCAGCTTACGGACATTCCAGACCTTCACCGCACCGTCACTCGATCCAGTGTAGAATCGATCAAGACTCGTATTCCACGCTGTGAACTTGACGCCAGTGTCCTCTTTCTCGCGATCGCCGTAATACTCTTCGATAGGTTTCCCATGTCGTAGCGTATGGATGGGCTTGTCTCCCTGTGCTGTGTCCCATACATACACCTTTCCGTCTGTACAAGCCGCAGTCACGTAGGCGTGTCCGGGCGAGTTGGGCACAATCGTCAGTTCATTGATGTCAGACGCATAGCAGTCGAGAGCCTGATGCTGACAAAAGCCAATGCCATTCAAGCGATCCTTATCGCGATGAAAGACGTGGACTTGTGTCCTAACATTGCGGGGAACGTTGTTCATTCCCGTGGGTGTTACCCCTACCAGAAAAAGGAGTAGTGTTGGATGCCAGGCGACTTCGAAGACGTTAGCCGTTGAAGCTGTCATCACAGGGATTCTAACACCCTGTTCCGCATCCCAGAGGATAATCTCTCCTGAACTCCTCTTGTCCTCGGGAATGTCCAGATCGTCGCCTGTCAAGCTGCGAGGAGAATAcccaacaagaagcaaatgCTGACAGCCCTTAGCTCGCCCCCACTGCATTGTTGCTGGGAAGTATGCCCACTTGTCTGAGCCATCAGCGTCAGTTCGTGAGCATGAGAACGTCTGGTAAGTACTGTTCGACTCATTTCCTCTTGTAATGGTGTAGATACGCACGGCATCGGTTGGTGAATCTGCAGCTGTAGCCACGCGACCAGATCCATCCTTTGAAGCAGCCACGAAGTTGACATTACCTGTGTGTTGCCATGTTGCAATGGCGTCCATGTGTTCTCCTTGCGGGTCAACCCTCCATACTTTGACCGTCTTATCAAAACTCGACGTATATGCCAAGTCATCTTCCACGCTGTAGTCGCATGACACAACCGATGAGTACAGCCAAGGGTCCTGGCTCTGGCGCATGGCTTCCGTGGAATTCTCCCCCTTTTCGACCCGTGGACGAGGTATTCGGTGATCGGGAAAGGACCGCAGCGCCCCCTTTCCAGTTGAACAAAGAAGCAAATTTCCAGGCCTGTTGTATTGTTGGTTATGCGTATCGGAGTGTGTAGTAGTGCCACAAAGAAAGGTCTCTCTCGAGACCCATGCACCTGTGGTGATATCACCAGCGCAATTGGTGAACTCAGCTACGACCTGGAGATCATCCTCGCGCAATCTTTTAAATTCGGCTTGGAAGTTCAAATATTCCCGGGTTCGTTGGAAGCCCTGGTTGCCTTCCATTTCTCGAGCCATCAGTAAAGAAGAAAGTCTGCTAGTCCTTCTCATTTGACCTTGTCGTTTTTTTGTCTCCTCCGTAACATGCTCAGCAGTGAATGAGAGGACTCGTGGTGTCTCTGCGACCTTTCCTGCCCACAGGTCTGAAGCAAAAGCGCTCATGTCTCGTATGGTTCGTCCAGGTATCGGTATCAGAGGGCGGTTTCGTAGTCGGATCTGCTCCATCAAAGAATCGCGGGTTGCCGGTATGTGCTTGTTCTCATTTTGTGATATTTGGTCTATAATCTCGGCGATCTCCTCAGGGCTGAAGTCCACATGATAGACAATGGGCTGTGCGATAAGTTCATTGTTGACAGCCACTGGCTTCTTTGTTCCCTCTTCAATAGCTTGGCGATGCGCTGCCGAAAGATAGGGTCGTTCGGAAATCTGGTAATAGCGGTTACTTGGCTTCGGTTCCCGTCGCTCCCGAGGTTTATAAGGCTGCCTTTCGACATATTCGGGACGCTCTGGTTGAAGTCGGGGTTGTGAAGTGAGTGCGTCGTAGAATATGGGAGAGTCCCGTTCTTCGTACTTTCTTGTTACTTCAATGTTCACGATCGTCGGCGATGTTTGGCCTCGCGGCTGAGGTTTCGGGGTTGACCTCGGTGGTGGAGAGAGCTGAGGCTCTGGTGTCTCTGAAGATAGAGGGGATATGCGAAACTCCTTGCAATTGTTAGCAACAAGCTCCAGCCGCGGCTTCGTCACACCCACAGAACCTCCCGCCAGACCCCTAACAACATCATGCGCCTGGATCGCAAGCACGTCTAGGTCCTGCTGACTCAAGTAGCCACCTGTCTCGTCCCATCTTCTCCTAAAGaacttgttgatgctgagctCCGTCACCGTCTAGACCCATAGTTAGCCAGAACCTTCCCATATATAGCCTTCTTTGTTACCTTAATAGCCAGGGCGTTAACATGGTAAACATCCCTCGAGAGATGTCCAACAGCCCTCTCTACAAGCGGCGTAACCTGGCTCAAGAGGCACTCTTTGACGCCTCGCTTTCGCTGTAGGCCTGTACTAACTCGTCTCCGTTTCGGAGGTGGTTCATCGCAGGGGACCGGGAGGCTATTTAGTATAGGTATAGGTGCATGCGGCATGCCGCCATGCTTGACGAGTGACCTTGTAATTGTTGTTGTTAGCCCAAAACCCATGAGGAAACGCGTTGAGGATTTGAataagaaaggaaaagggcCAGAAATATGACGTTCAACGCGTAAAGGACGTGAATCACTTACTTCATAGCCCCATTTAGCGTTGATGTGGTGATAAGGTGGGTTACAAGCATTAAAAGAGTGTCTAGTAAGCCTAAACAGGAGAATCTATTAATCCGAGCTACTAGTATTagttaagttaaaataattataaaatattaagttataagttctttaagatataaacTAGCTTAATTTCACTGTTTAGgaattatagttttttaaaaactttataaagcttaaaaaagatattataataagtaaaaattaatataaaattaatattacttttagtaaaagctcttaaatataatacaaaataatattttaactacttatagatagatttaaaaaaaaaaaaaattaagaatattagctatataacACTTTTAACAGTTAattattagctataaaaacATCTTCAAGAAGTGAGGGAGCATCAATCAATAAGTAAAGTAGCTCTATACATTGATGATATACTGTAATATTCATTTACAAGTTCAAGCCgctcaatatcttcaacataTATAGAAAATCTGAAATGCAGCTCTaacgccaagaagaaaaaacatCTCTGAGCTGATAATCACAACATATTTTACAGCTTGTTCTTTCCAACAGGCTCCTGGGCAGCAAGCTCCTCATACATACGGTCAATATGCTCCCTGTAGGCCTTGGCGGCCTGGGGGCGCTTAAGCTTAAGCCTAGTAACTGCGTTAGCACAAATACTCCAGAAGAGACAAAATTAGGGGGAAAACTTACGTAGGGGTAAATAGACCGTTGTCAATGGTAAAAGGATCAATTTCGAGATGGGCATTGCGCACCTTCTCGAAGCTGTTGAACTTGTGCTTCTTGCCAATACcgtcaaggaccttgaggaacttggcttTCACCTTGGGGTCGTTAGCGGCGACGCGGAGATCAGCGACCTGGTTGGGTGCGATGGTCTCCTGGAGAATCTTGCTAGCGAAAGGAGCAAAGTTCTCAACGTCGATACCAAAGATGGCGACCAATGAGGACTGAGTACCGTCACCGTGAACATAGGCggcgttgatgaggttggtgcTACCCATGTAGACGTTCTCAATGCGCTCAGGGGAGATGTATTCACCCTGAGCAAGCTTGAGAACGTTCTTCTTGCGatcaatgatcttgaagcGGCCCATCTTGTCAACCTCGCAGATGTCACCACTGTGGAACCAACCATCGGcatcaagggtcttctcgGTCTCTTCGGCGTTCTTGTAGTACTCGCGGAAGATGACGGGACCgcggaggagaagctcaCCACGAGGGTTAGGCTTGTCATCCACGGTGTAATCAAACTCGGGAACCGACTCGAGGCAGAGTTCCACACAGCACATGGGGCCGCCGATGTTGCCGGTAGTAAAGTCACCGCGTGCCTGGATAGATCCGACGGCATACGTCTCGGTCATGCCAAAGCCCTGAGCGAAGTGGTTCGCGAAAGCGGCGCGCAGGAACTCTTGGACATCAGGATCAAGCTGGGCACTGCCGCTGACCATGCTGTGGACTCTGTCCATGCCCACagcggccttgaccttgggggTCCAGATTCGGTCGTACAAGAAGTGGGTGTTGGAGGCCTTTCCGGGAGGCAGTCGCAtattggccttcttggtatCAATGACACGTCGTGAGAGAGCGCCTCGGACACCATCGGCTTCAATAGTAGCAGTGCGAATGGCGGAGTTGAACCGGTTGAAGAGACGAGGAACTGAGATGAAACCAGTGGgcttgagaatcttgatatcatcaaccaAGCCCAGAATGTCACCTCGGAAGAAACCAATGGCAGCGCCCTCAGCAACGGCGATCTGATCGATGAGTCGTCCGTAGATGTGAGCTAGAGGTAGATAGGACAAGTGGACATCCTTGCTGCTCACATTGCCATTTGTTCGACCACCGGCGATGGCAGAAACGGCGTTTCCATGGGTGATGAGAACACCCTTAGGGTTGCCAGTTGTACCGGAGGTGTAGTTGATGGTGCAGATGTCATTGCGGCTGGGAGCACGAGGAGCGCGTCCAGACTTGGCACCAATCTCCTCAACCTGAGTCATGGAGTAGATCTGGA is a genomic window containing:
- a CDS encoding probable mitochondrial citrate synthase — protein: MASVARLSNAALRASLRSSPINGSVFNAVRCYSAKTQTLKERFAELLPEKIEQVKALRKEHGSKVVDKVTLDQVYGGARGIKALVWEGSVLDSEEGIRFRGKTIPECQELLPKAPGGKEPLPEGLFWLLLTGEVPTEQQVRDLSAEWAARSDLPKFVEELIDHCPTDLHPMAQFSLAVTALEHTSSFAKAYAKGINKKEYWGYTFEDSMDLIAKLPNIASRIYQNVFKGGKVAPIQKDKDYSFNFANQLGFADNADFVELMRLYLTIHTDHEGGNVSAHTTHLVGSALSSPFLSLAAGLNGLAGPLHGLANQEVLNWLTEFKKSVGDDLSDKAITDYLWSTLNAGRVVPGYGHAVLRKTDPRYMAQRAFAQEKMPNDPMFKLVSQVYKIAPGVLTEHGKTKNPYPNVDAHSGVLLQYYGLTEANYYTVLFGVSRAIGVLPQLIIDRALGAPIERPKSFSTDKWAELVKKL
- a CDS encoding probable mitochondrial substrate carrier, with protein sequence MAATIRTDLPAPIGDKQLEKKPIKFSNLLLGAGLNLFEVTTLGQPLEVVKTTMAANRGDSMAAALGRVWARGGPLGFYQGLIPWAWIEASSKGAVLLFVASEAEYYARVAGASEFGGGILGGVTGGVAQAYATMGFCTCMKTVEITKHKMAATGVKPQSTFQTFAEIYRKEGIRGINKGVNAVAIRQMTNWGSRFGLSRLAEGWIKSLTGKKEGEKLSAGEKVIASALGGGLSAWNQPIEVIRVEMQSKKEDPNRPKKMTVGNTFRYIYDTNGIRGLYRGIAPRISLGIWQTVCMVAFGDMAKTYVEKLTGESVTAKH
- a CDS encoding related to long-chain-fatty-acid CoA ligase FAA2 — its product is MALQTQKDYDALYKRLTTVPPPGKPYGIPVPGTERPNRTAAYRHWAVGDGPLVTALEPGINSTHDVLERSARKWPNSRCLGTRHWNQATQQWEDKYDWINYGDFDVRRKNFGAGLVEIHKAINYSPEKYGVGLWSQNRAEWQIADFGIASQSLYSVSLYETLGPDTTEYIINHAEVACVVCSLPHIPVLLKMSPRLPGLKLIVSLDPLEQGELASHTKASVLNEIASQHGIQIYSMTQVEEIGAKSGRAPRAPSRNDICTINYTSGTTGNPKGVLITHGNAVSAIAGGRTNGNVSSKDVHLSYLPLAHIYGRLIDQIAVAEGAAIGFFRGDILGLVDDIKILKPTGFISVPRLFNRFNSAIRTATIEADGVRGALSRRVIDTKKANMRLPPGKASNTHFLYDRIWTPKVKAAVGMDRVHSMVSGSAQLDPDVQEFLRAAFANHFAQGFGMTETYAVGSIQARGDFTTGNIGGPMCCVELCLESVPEFDYTVDDKPNPRGELLLRGPVIFREYYKNAEETEKTLDADGWFHSGDICEVDKMGRFKIIDRKKNVLKLAQGEYISPERIENVYMGSTNLINAAYVHGDGTQSSLVAIFGIDVENFAPFASKILQETIAPNQVADLRVAANDPKVKAKFLKVLDGIGKKHKFNSFEKVRNAHLEIDPFTIDNGLFTPTLKLKRPQAAKAYREHIDRMYEELAAQEPVGKNKL